TAGAGTCCCTTTACCCCAGTTTTTCCCTCTGTTTTAGTTTCACTTGTCTCAATTATGTCTCTAGTTATTACATAAGtgacttttaaaacatattcctttttaattttttcattaaaacatattccccctttccttttctttatcagAGTAACTCAAACACGTTTTTATGAGCCTAACAATTCTGCATCAGCATATTTTAGTCCATGAAATACTTTTTGAAAATCTCTGGTATAATTTACCTTTACATGTTCCTAAAACCATTATATGTCTTGGTCCTTTGGGCACAAACCCaaaatatgaaacattaaaaccttattctccttgaagagtaGCAAATGCCATGCATGAATTGTCTTTTCAATGTTCCTCCCTAAAAACCCTTCAGGTTCCATAAAGTCATTTTGGGATTAGATGGACAAATTTTTTCCCTATCCCTCTACAGTGGTCCAGGGTGTGAGGCCTGagattctctctttcttcctgggAAGTCTTTGTCCAGTTCTTTTTGGTGACCATGCACAGCAAGGGTAAAAAATCAAGGGAGTAACCAAGAGTAACCAGGAATAGCTGCTAGAATcacaaaacagcaaaaaaatgCCAGCAAGCAGATGTCCATGTATTTGTCTGTTTAAAAGACAAAATCCACTCCACTCAAGGGATACACATTTTATTTGAGTACCTTCAGATCCAAGGGAGATAAATgtaggagggggagagggggttCTTACATCTTACGAGTGAAAAGGTTTGATGAATTTGATTAGTGCTTTACACTAGATTAATATGCCATCAAATAAATGTAAGTGGCAGGCCACAGGCTTAAGAAAGCAAGTGCTTTCATGAGCCTGTCCACTCAAGAGTAAGGGGAAGAGTCCCATCTTTCTGCTGCCTGATAATCTCATGTTCATGACAGCTTGAGGACAAGACCTCTGTCTGAGTCTAGTTTCTGCAAATATCTTAgccagtttatttttttcaaattcctaTCTTAATGTTTTACTGCTACCTATAATTTCTAGGTGATATGGAAGTGTTGGTGAATTTTAAGGCTTTGCAGATTGTCTTAATAATTCAGCATATGATGAATGTATCTCAGTTGCCATAATGAACAAGGACGTCCCATATCTGGGCATAAAGTCTTTTCAGTCTTTGGCTGACATGTATTTTGtccacctgtgtgtgtgtgtgtgtgtgtttctgtgtgtatgtgtgtatctacaATACTGAACTATTCATACAATTAAAAGTCAATAACATCTTTGCTCATTTGAAGAAATGCTATCCAAGCATAtcatgtgttattttaaaagaaagctctcatttttctttaaatactgtTGACTCTGGCTTTTCATGACCCAACATATTTTAAttaactataattattttattttatatacttaaatTATCAGAACTTGGCCAATAGGTTTCTCCTTTAAGTTGGTTTTGATATCTTTCTCCAGGATTTCTAAAGcatcatttctttgtggcaaGAAATGTTCCAAATGAGTCTAGAATATTACCCCAAGAATGGAATCAGCTTCTCTCTAAGGGCTGGTGCTTTATATGAATGGTGAATAAATAGTTCAAACTTTTCTGCTAtcatataaaatttacattactGAAAAGCCTCACATTCTGCAAAATCAACACTAAAAGCCATGGAGCTTATGGGGTACATGAAGTGGGGAAAACCACTCAACATGTAGTTAACTTTGTAACCAAAACACTAAGAAAAACAATCCTTGGTAGCTTGGATGCTCCAGATAGGCAGCTGGGCATGGCTAGAGACTACAACTGTAGAGCCTAAAAATTCACCTAAACCAGTGAGAGGAAACACTGACCACAGGTTTGTGAGAGCAGAGCTGGGGGTGCTGGAACAATGCACACTGAAGGAACTCGAAGCCAGAAGCTCCCAGGGCACAGGCACCAAGCAAGAGTGGCACAAGGCTGGGACACCACTGAGGGCCTCCCCAGAGAGCCTCGTGCTGGcagtcatttttcattttcttaaaatgcagCTAAAAGAATCCTGGTCCCAGAACAGCAGCTGAGATGTGGTATTTTCCCTTTCCTGCTGAAAGTTGTGATTCTGTTCCTGCTCTTCCGGTTCCCCTTTCCCAGGAGAAACCTGATCTGATCAAACATGACTTCTCGGTTACATAGACATCAGTCTCTCTACACATACGAGCTAATCATATTCTAGAAACACATGAATTTGTGAAATCATGAATTACTTCTGTCTTTGACCATACAAGGTAcattgagaggtggaggttattCTTTCACCTCCAATCTTAGCTGACCTATgactgctttttttctcttttattattaattttaattgacataataattACTTATGGGGTACAGGGTGATagttcaatacatgtatacaatgtgccatgatcaaatcagggtaattaacatatctgccatctcaaacattttttgttgttgttttgggaatattcaaaatctgctcttctagctatttgaaaacatacaataaattgttgttgcTGTCTGGGCTCAGACCCAGTTGGTGGTGAAATGATTAAAACTAATAAGAAAGTCAgaattatcaataaatacaggACGCACTATGGTACCTCCCTCCAGAAAATagtgaagaaaattttaatttaccaGCATGCCAAGGACACTTGCTCCTTCTGTGGCAAAATCAAGATAAATAGACAAGCTGTGGGAACCTGGCACTGTGGTTCCTGCATGGAAATGGTAGCTGGTGGTGCCTGGACCTGTAACACCACTTCTACCGTCATGGTAAAGTTACCATCAGAATACTGAAGAAATTGGAAGACCAATAGAAGCTCTACAATTTGAGACATCACTAGTCTATGATAAATGGcttaatttatgtaaataaataaataaataaataaaattgttgttaattatagtcCTCCTATAGTGCTATATAGAACATTAGAGCTTCTTCCTCCATTAACCAACCTTTAGCTATTCCCTCACTATCCTCTACCCTTCCCAACTTCTaggaaccaccattctactctctacttcaatgaatcaaatattttagcttccacatatgagtgagaacatgtggtatttatcttttttgtgtgcttgaattatttcacttaacacaatgtcctccaagctcatccatgttgccatgaatgacatttttgttattttttctggctaaatagcattccattttgtatatgtaccacaatttctttcaattctttttttttttttacagtgcagtggcatgatcatagctcactgcagcctcaaactcctagcctcaagccatcctccaggcttagcctcccaagtagctgggactacaagtacatcatgccaccaggcctggctaattttttaaacctttttgaagagatggggtctcactttgttgcccaggctgatcttggattcctggcctcaagtgattcttctgcctcagtctctcaaaatactaggattatagcatgagccaccacacccagttcccataatttctttatccatctgttgatggacatgtaggttgattccataccttggttattgtgaatgCTGCTTTAATAAACATGGAAGTACAGCTAtgtcttcaacatactgatttcctttcctttggatatatacccagtagtgagattgctggatcatattgtagttctatttttttatttgttatttttttaaagaattggttctcactatgttgccataTGACTcaagggtggaatgcagtggctattcacacaTGTGATCATTGCACACTGCCAACTTGAAGGTCTCTATTTTCCCACCTCGGGCTCCAGAGTAACTGAGACTATGGGCACATACCACTGCACTGAGCTTAATTTTAGTTTTGTGAGGCACCTCTACAACTGCtgtccataatggctgtactaatttatattcccatcaacagtgtatgagagtttccctttctccacatccttgttattatttgttatttttgtgtttttgataacagccattgtcactggagtgagatgatatctcattgtgggctttgatttgcatttccttgatgattagtgatgttgagtattttttatatatctgttagccatttgtatttcttatttctaaagaTGTCTATTCAGctcatttgcccacttttaatcatgttatttgttttttttttgctcttgagCTGTTGGAGTTCCTTGTGTATTCTAAATATTAAtcccttgttggatgaatagtttgcaggcattttctcccattctgcaagttgtctattcactctgttgatagtttcctttgctttgcagaaggtttttagtttgttATAatctcctttgtctatttttgcttttgttgcctgtgtttttgagatATTCTCcgtgaaatctttgcctaggcctatgtcctgaagcatttctcctatgttttcttctaatcatTTAATTCTTCTAGTCATCCTTCTAGTCATTTAAGTCTTGTAGGCATTTAATTCTTAatccattttgggttaattttcatatatggtgagagatagagggctagcttcatttttctgcatataaatatccagttttcccagcatcatttattgaagaggttTTCCTTTCCCCGGTGAATGTTCTTGGCCCTTCTGTCTAAAATCAGTTGGTTGTACATATGTAGgtttatttcttggttttctattctgttctactggcttatgtgtctgcttttatgacTGTATTATGATGTTTTGACTATCATAGCTTTGACTACAAAGCTTTTTTGTAGTCACTTTTTTGAAGTGAgctagtgtgatgcttccagctttattctttctgtccaggatttctttggctattcaagGTCTTTTTGTGGtttcaatattaatttttaaattgtttttttctatttctgtgaggaatGACCTGTTACTGCTTTAACCAATAGAGTTCCGAGAAAGTGACACTTCAGCACTTCTGAGATTGTCATAAGAAGCTTTGCAGCTTCCACCCGGGTGTCTTGAAATGCTCATTCTGGATGAAGCCAGTCACCATGTAAGAACTCCAATTGCCCTAGGACCACCATATATGAGGAAGCCCAATTTAGTCACATGGAGAAGCCACATGAAGACAGAGATTGCCAACTTGCTCCAATTGTCCCATACATTCCAGCCTATATGCCAGATATTTTAGTTTAAAAGATGACttcattagccaggcatggtggcatgcatctgtagtcctagctactcaggaggctgaggtgggaggattatttaaGTCCAGGAGTACAAGGTTATAGTGAGGGGCAATCCCAccactgcaacccagcctgggtgacagagagagaccctattcATGGTCTCaagatattccatattcatggactagaagaattaatattgttaaaatgtccatactactcaaagcaatttacagtcAATAGAATCCGTATCAAAATTCCAaagatatttttcacagaaacagaaaaacaatcctaaaatgtgaTGGACTCACAAATaactctgaatagccaaagcaatattgagaaataataataataataataacgtggtactagcataaaaacagacatatgggccaatggaacaaaatagagcccagaaataaatgcacacatttaTGGTtagttgattttcaacaaagatgccaagaaaacACAGTGGGTAaatgacagtctcttcaataaatagtgttgggacaATCAGATAGTCTTAGAAGAATGAATTAGACCCTTATCTcctaccatatacaaaaatcaactcaaaaccTATTAAAGACTTAGATATAAGAcccccaaactataaaactactataagaaaacatagaggaaaaatgTCATGACATTGATCttggcagtgattttttttaatatgaccccaaaagcacagtcAACTAAAGCAAAAAGAGACAGATTAgattatatcaaattaaaaagcttctacacagcaagggaaacaatcaacagagtgaataaACAACTTGCAGAAAAGACAATATGGATTCCTATCCAAAATAGGTAAGGAGctgaaacaactcaatagcaagaaaacaaataacccaattttttaaatgggcaaaaaatgtgaatagacatttcccaaaagaggacatacaaatagctaacaggtatatgaaaaaatgcgtGGCATCGCTCATCAGTAGAGAAATCCAATTAaaagatatcacctcacacaaGTTAAAATGGCTGTTATAAAAAAGGTGAAAGATATCAAACATTGGAGTAGATGTGAAGAAAaaagaacccttgtacactgttggtgggaacgtaaattagtagAGCCATTaaggaaaatagtatggaggttttccaaaatataaaaaatagaattaccatatgatccagcaatcacactactAGGTacacatccaaaggaaatgaaaccaaTATGTTGAAGaaatacctgcactcccatgttcactgtggcattgttcacaatagccaagatatggaatcaacctgagtgttcatcaatgaatgagtggataaagaaaatacagcatAGAATACTATTcatactttaaaaagaagaaaatcttgtcatttgggacaacatggatgaaactggaggacatgaTGCTAAACAGGTCAGGCACAGAAGGGAAAATATCAAATGATCTCGCTTGTATGTGGAATCCAAAAAAGTTGAAGACTCACATATAAGACCCAAAACTCATAGAAAAGTTGAATTCataatagagagtagaatggtggctagCATGGATTGGGGAATGGGGTGATTGTAGGGTGAAGGAGAtcttggtcaaaggatacaaatttCAGTTAGAGAACAAAATTCAAAGATATATTGCACAAcacggtgactatagttaataacaatgtattgtagtTTTGAAAATTGCGGAGAGAATAGATTTtacatgttctcaccacaaaaaatgataagcatgtgaagtaatgcatatgttaattaatttcatttagctattccacaatgtatatatttcaaaatataatgctGCATGTGATAAATATGTACAATGTTTATTTCTCAATTAAAAGTAaacaggaaaagaatgaaaacgGCAAATGAATCCTGTGCCTTCAAATGAGatatccaggttctctcactgGGACTGACTAGGTGGTTGGTGGGACCCATGGAGAGTGAGGAAAAGCAGAGTGGAGTGGAGTGACAGCCCACCGAGGAACTGCACAGGGAAGAGGGAAGTTCCCACTCCCAGCCAAGAGGAGGGGTGAGTGATGGTGCTACCTTGCCTGGGAAACCACACTTTCTCCACGGATCTGTGTAACCTGTGGATCAAGAGATCCCCTCATGAGCCCACGTCACCACGACCTTGGGTCCCAAGAACATAGCTATGCAGACTCTaggcagcaggctggagactgCCTAAGATGACTGAGTTCCCGGAGCAGAGGGGCTGCAGCCATCACTGAAGCTCCAGTTGACAATTTCCCCTGCAGGTACCAGGGAGACTGGGCAGTTTGGACTAGGAGGAATTCCCCACAGTACAGCGGCTATGGCAGATCGTGACCAGATTGCTTCTTTAGGTGGGAACCAGATCCATCCCTCCTCA
This portion of the Rhinopithecus roxellana isolate Shanxi Qingling chromosome 2, ASM756505v1, whole genome shotgun sequence genome encodes:
- the LOC115892329 gene encoding 60S ribosomal protein L37a-like, which encodes MIKTNKKVRIINKYRTHYGTSLQKIVKKILIYQHAKDTCSFCGKIKINRQAVGTWHCGSCMEMVAGGAWTCNTTSTVMVKLPSEY